The DNA window CTGCCCGTTGGAGCCGACGTGCAGGCTCGCGCCGTACGTGTCGAGTTTCTGCCCGGGGATCGGCGTCTTGCTCGACACCCGTCCCAGCGCGTCGATGGCCGCGGTGGTGCCCGCGCTGCGCAACAGACCCGGGCCCTGCAGGTCGAACCACGGGCTGTTGAGGATCAGGCCGGCCACGCCCGCGCCCGCGGAGCCGCCCGGCCGGCGTTCGAGCCGGTCGAGCCACAGCGGGAGGATCAGGCCGCCGGTGGAGTGGGCGACCAGCAGCACCTGGCCGCCGCCGATCTGTTCACGGACCAGGCGCAGCGCCTCGTCGAGTTCGGTGTCGTACAGCCGCAGGTCCGTCACGAAGTGCGGGGTCTGCCCGGGACGCCGGGAACGACCGCATTTGCGCAGGTCGAGGGCGAAGAACGAATACCCCTGTTCGGCGAAGTGCTCGGCCAGGTGTTGCTGGAAGAAGTAGTCGGTGAATCCGTGGACGTACAGGACCGCCCGGTCCCCGGTCATCTCGCCGGGCTGGTAGCGGACCAGTGTGGCCGCGACTTCCCCTTCTCCGTCGGGATCGGCCCCGAGCGGGATCGTCAGCTGCTGGTATCCATCGCCGAGGACGTCGGGAACCCAAGTAGTCACGATCACACTCTATTGGCCGAACAGAGTCGTTTGCGAGGGGCACAATTAGGGGAGGTGACGCACAGGTAACCTAAGCCCGACAGGCACGCGAAGTGCGGTCTGTGCACGCGATGTCTCGGATCGGACGATGCGTGCGAATCAGGTCGCGTGTGAACAGACAAGGAAGTCGATTCTCCAGTGTCAGACCAGAATGTAGTGGCGAAGACCGATGTAGTGCTCGTGGGTGCGGGCATCATGAGCGCAACGCTCGGCGCGATCCTGCGTCAGCTGCAGCCCGACTGGTCGATCACCACCTTCGAACGACTCGACGCGGCTGCCGCCGAGAGCAGTGACCCCTGGAACAACGCCGGAACCGGTCACTCCGCGCTGTGCGAGCTCAACTACACCCCGGCCAAGGGCGATGGCGTCGACATCAGCAAGGCCGTCAACGTCAACGAGCAGTTCCAGGTCTCCCGGCAGTTCTGGGCCTACGCCGTCGACAACGGGATCCTCACCGATCCCAAGGAGTTCATCAACCCGATTCCGCACGTCAGCTTCGTGCACGGGGCCGACAACGTGAAGTACCTGCGCGCCCGCTACGACGCGCTCGCCGGCCACCCGCTGTTCGCCGGGATGGAGTACTCCGAGTCCGCGGACTTCTTCACCGAGCGCCTCCCGCTCATGGCCAAGGGCCGCGACTTCTCCGACCCGGTCGCGCTCAACTGGACCGAGGCCGGCACCGACGTCGACTTCGGCGCACTCACCAAGCAGCTCCTCGGCTACGTCGGCGCGTCCGGCGGCCAGGTGTACTTCGGCCACGATGTCCGCAACCTCACCAAGCAGTCCGACGGCAGCTGGCTGGTCAAGGCCGAGAACCTGCGCACCGGCGTCAAGAAGACCGTCAACGCCCGGTTCGTGTTCGTCGGCGCCGGCGGCGGTGCCCTGCACCTGCTGCAGAAGTCGGGCATCAAGGAGGCCAAGGGCTTCGGCGGCTTCCCGGTCAGCGGCCAGTTCCTGCGCTGCACCAACCCCGAGCTCATCGCCCAGCACCGCGCCAAGGTGTACGGCAAGGCCGCGGTCGGTGCCCCCCCGATGTCGGTGCCGCACCTCGACACCCGCGTGATCAACGGCCGCCAGGGGCTGCTGTTCGGCCCGTACGCCGGGTGGTCGCCCAAGTTCCTCAAGAACGGCAAGGTCACCGACCTGCCCGGTTCGGTCAAGCCCAACAACCTCATGTCGATGCTCGGCGTGGGCGTCACGGAGCTCGGCCTGACCAAGTACCTCATCGGTGAGCTGATGCAGTCGTCCGGCGACCGCATCCAGACGCTGCGCGAGTTCGTGCCCCGCGCCACCGGCGGCGACTGGGAGCTCATCACCGCCGGTCAGCGCGTCCAGGTGATCCGCAAGAAGGGCAGCGGCGGCGTCCTGGAGTTCGGTACCGCCGTCGTCAACGCCGAGGACGGCACCGTCGCCGGTCTGCTCGGTGCCTCGCCCGGCGCGTCCACC is part of the Rhodococcus sp. SGAir0479 genome and encodes:
- the mqo gene encoding malate dehydrogenase (quinone), with the protein product MSDQNVVAKTDVVLVGAGIMSATLGAILRQLQPDWSITTFERLDAAAAESSDPWNNAGTGHSALCELNYTPAKGDGVDISKAVNVNEQFQVSRQFWAYAVDNGILTDPKEFINPIPHVSFVHGADNVKYLRARYDALAGHPLFAGMEYSESADFFTERLPLMAKGRDFSDPVALNWTEAGTDVDFGALTKQLLGYVGASGGQVYFGHDVRNLTKQSDGSWLVKAENLRTGVKKTVNARFVFVGAGGGALHLLQKSGIKEAKGFGGFPVSGQFLRCTNPELIAQHRAKVYGKAAVGAPPMSVPHLDTRVINGRQGLLFGPYAGWSPKFLKNGKVTDLPGSVKPNNLMSMLGVGVTELGLTKYLIGELMQSSGDRIQTLREFVPRATGGDWELITAGQRVQVIRKKGSGGVLEFGTAVVNAEDGTVAGLLGASPGASTAVPAMLDVLQRCFPREFEAWKPKLQQMVPSLGLKLSDNPDLFQQVWDWSSRSLQLGSGRPAAHAGDRVVESATV
- a CDS encoding alpha/beta hydrolase, coding for MTTWVPDVLGDGYQQLTIPLGADPDGEGEVAATLVRYQPGEMTGDRAVLYVHGFTDYFFQQHLAEHFAEQGYSFFALDLRKCGRSRRPGQTPHFVTDLRLYDTELDEALRLVREQIGGGQVLLVAHSTGGLILPLWLDRLERRPGGSAGAGVAGLILNSPWFDLQGPGLLRSAGTTAAIDALGRVSSKTPIPGQKLDTYGASLHVGSNGQWEYDLDWKPLTGFPVRFGWLRAIRRGHAELHHGLDIGVPSLILRSKRTVFASRYNPSVDEADAVLDVDQIARWAGCLGNRTTIVPIDGARHDVFLSTAKPLAEAFREVDLWLAWLDAHHLDNDRPTGASA